In Streptomyces capitiformicae, one genomic interval encodes:
- a CDS encoding YybH family protein, with the protein MPEYEKAMRPEDITRLFVERSNAGDAAGVAALYEEGAVMAYPPGDQTVGREAIRALWEKALANRPRFEQEQPLPTLISDDIALTSTPPKDGAGARAQVVRRQPDGSWLRLLDQPEFVPPTR; encoded by the coding sequence ATGCCGGAGTACGAGAAGGCCATGCGGCCCGAGGACATCACGCGCTTGTTCGTCGAACGATCCAACGCCGGCGACGCGGCCGGGGTCGCCGCACTTTACGAAGAGGGTGCGGTGATGGCCTACCCACCCGGCGACCAGACGGTGGGCCGGGAGGCGATTCGTGCGCTGTGGGAGAAGGCGCTGGCCAACCGTCCCCGTTTCGAGCAGGAACAACCGCTGCCGACGCTGATCAGTGACGACATCGCCCTTACCTCGACTCCTCCGAAGGACGGGGCCGGTGCCCGGGCACAGGTCGTCCGGCGCCAGCCTGATGGAAGCTGGCTGCGCCTGCTCGACCAGCCCGAGTTCGTCCCACCCACCCGCTGA
- a CDS encoding IS3 family transposase (programmed frameshift): MAMKDYSDEFRAGAVALYESAPGAIYKSIAADLGVNRATLWEWVLRDRERRGVTAVAARPGVRSREAVPSADRDERVRQLEARVAELEACECKVATERDILRMAAKYFRGGELVISRFQFVDGHRDTYEVKGLCQVLDVNRSSYYMWLAGAEARAARQHKGRVLAEEIREVHGESGGAYGSPRVTAELRGKGRRVNEKRVARIMRTFSFTGIRLSRRVRTTVPVPAASPVADLFQRDFTAAEPGLKYMGDITYLPLENGEFLYLATVLDCFSREVVGWSIADHMRTGLVADALRMAAATRGRLDGAVFHSGHGAQYGSRAFAGLCDQLGVTRSMGAVGTSADNAACESFHASLKRETLQGTHDYGDAGTCRRTVFAWLTRYNTRRRHSANGQLSPNEYERRHHTAKLTLAA, encoded by the exons ATGGCGATGAAGGACTACTCGGATGAGTTCAGGGCCGGTGCCGTGGCCCTGTATGAGTCCGCACCCGGGGCGATCTACAAGAGCATCGCTGCTGACCTGGGCGTCAACCGGGCGACCCTGTGGGAGTGGGTGCTGCGGGACCGTGAACGCCGTGGCGTGACCGCCGTGGCTGCGAGGCCGGGTGTCCGGTCTCGGGAGGCGGTGCCGTCCGCTGATCGGGACGAGCGGGTGCGGCAGTTGGAGGCGAGGGTGGCCGAGCTCGAGGCGTGTGAGTGCAAGGTCGCCACCGAGCGGGACATCCTCCGTATGGCGGCCAAGTATTTC CGGGGAGGCGAACTGGTGATCAGCCGTTTCCAGTTCGTTGACGGCCACCGGGACACCTACGAGGTGAAGGGGCTCTGCCAGGTCCTGGACGTGAACCGGTCCAGCTATTACATGTGGCTTGCCGGCGCCGAGGCCCGGGCCGCCCGGCAGCACAAGGGCCGGGTCCTGGCCGAGGAGATCCGCGAGGTTCACGGCGAGTCCGGCGGCGCCTACGGCTCCCCGCGAGTGACCGCCGAGCTCCGCGGGAAAGGGCGGCGGGTCAACGAGAAGCGGGTTGCCCGGATCATGCGGACGTTCTCCTTCACCGGCATCCGTCTGAGCAGACGCGTGCGCACCACCGTCCCGGTCCCGGCAGCCTCACCGGTTGCGGACCTGTTCCAGCGGGACTTCACCGCCGCCGAACCCGGCCTGAAATACATGGGTGACATCACCTATCTCCCCCTGGAGAACGGGGAGTTCCTCTATCTCGCGACGGTGCTGGACTGCTTCAGCCGCGAGGTCGTCGGCTGGTCCATCGCCGACCACATGCGCACTGGCCTGGTCGCCGACGCACTGCGGATGGCGGCCGCGACCCGCGGTCGCCTGGACGGCGCTGTATTCCACTCCGGCCACGGGGCCCAGTATGGCTCCCGGGCCTTCGCCGGCCTCTGCGACCAACTCGGGGTCACCCGGTCGATGGGCGCGGTCGGCACCAGCGCCGACAACGCGGCCTGCGAAAGCTTCCACGCGTCCCTGAAACGCGAGACCCTCCAGGGCACCCACGACTACGGCGATGCCGGCACGTGCCGCAGGACCGTCTTCGCCTGGCTGACCCGCTACAACACCCGCCGTCGGCACTCCGCCAACGGCCAGCTCAGCCCCAACGAATACGAACGCCGACACCACACCGCTAAACTCACGCTCGCCGCGTGA
- a CDS encoding IclR family transcriptional regulator produces MDDKATQAEAGREPHSSGVRSVRRALDILNLLSEDRPVITLREITDATGLAKTTALRLIQTLEESGLLWSDPAGYTAGPGLWRWAYLARSQWDVPRETRKVMRDLSDRLGETVNLFVARDLNRVCVAHEESPHPLRHVVDVGDEQPLWAGASSKILLRNASETQLRRIAAASPHGEEYADRLRTRAQEAAERGYAVSSSEWDDGLTAVAVPITGRSGTVIASLSLSGPSQRFPYEAVERFAADLAEAAALISDQGFSHPLSHGR; encoded by the coding sequence GTGGACGACAAGGCCACCCAGGCCGAGGCGGGGCGGGAACCGCACAGCAGCGGCGTACGCAGCGTGCGGCGCGCCCTGGACATCCTCAACCTGCTGAGCGAGGACCGGCCCGTCATCACCCTGCGCGAGATCACCGACGCCACCGGCCTGGCCAAGACGACGGCATTGCGCCTGATCCAGACCCTGGAGGAGAGCGGCCTGCTGTGGTCGGACCCGGCCGGCTACACGGCAGGACCCGGCCTGTGGCGATGGGCCTACCTGGCCCGCAGCCAGTGGGACGTGCCGCGCGAGACCCGCAAGGTGATGCGCGACCTCTCCGACCGGCTGGGCGAGACGGTCAACCTCTTCGTCGCCCGCGACCTCAACCGCGTCTGCGTCGCTCATGAGGAGAGCCCGCACCCGCTGCGCCATGTGGTCGACGTCGGCGACGAACAGCCCCTGTGGGCCGGCGCCTCCTCCAAGATCCTCCTCCGCAATGCCTCCGAGACCCAGCTGCGCCGCATCGCCGCTGCCTCCCCGCACGGCGAGGAGTACGCCGACCGGTTGCGCACCCGGGCGCAGGAGGCGGCCGAGCGCGGTTACGCGGTCAGCAGCAGCGAGTGGGACGACGGCCTGACCGCCGTCGCCGTGCCGATCACCGGCCGCTCGGGCACGGTCATCGCCTCCCTCTCACTCAGCGGGCCCAGCCAGCGCTTCCCGTACGAGGCCGTCGAACGGTTCGCCGCAGACCTCGCGGAAGCGGCCGCGCTCATCTCCGACCAGGGGTTCAGCCACCCGCTCAGCCACGGCCGCTGA
- the shiA gene encoding shikimate transporter — MSSTQSPATSGSPGALGVAKRAAIASFMGAVVDWYDFFLYGIVAGLLFGDLFFPGASPAVGTLAAWATFGVGFLFRPLGGIVFGHFGDRLGRKRMLVLTMLIMGVASTLIGVLPTYAQAGIWAPIGLVVLRAAQGFAVGGEWGGAALMAVENAPRKWRSLYSSGVQVGASVGLLLATLITKVMSGATSDAAFRAWGWRIPFLISAFLVIVGLVIRARVEESEVFTKEVAAKKADARPRVPLIAAVKSNPKGFFAIIGLRFVELFTFYGVTTFGLAYGTDELGLNRDSLLKVNLAVGGLAILTIPVFAYLADRFGRRRIYLWGAVIGAASAVPYFWAMESGSLVLIIACAVLLVNVAHDMAVAVQQSLFTDMFGPEYRYSGAGVGYQLASAVGGGFTPLIAASLVIWANGSWSLVAAYIALGCAISFVVALSIRNEDQPEAKKVVRQRAATEDAVV; from the coding sequence ATGAGCAGTACGCAGTCCCCTGCCACGTCCGGCAGCCCCGGAGCCCTCGGCGTGGCCAAGAGAGCGGCGATCGCGAGCTTCATGGGAGCCGTCGTCGACTGGTACGACTTCTTCCTCTACGGCATCGTCGCCGGCCTTCTCTTCGGCGACTTGTTCTTCCCCGGCGCCTCCCCGGCCGTGGGCACCCTGGCCGCCTGGGCCACCTTCGGCGTCGGCTTCCTCTTCCGTCCGCTGGGCGGCATCGTCTTCGGGCACTTCGGCGACCGGCTCGGCCGCAAGCGGATGCTCGTCCTCACCATGCTGATCATGGGGGTGGCCAGCACGCTGATCGGCGTACTGCCGACCTACGCACAGGCCGGGATCTGGGCGCCCATCGGGCTGGTCGTCCTGCGGGCCGCACAGGGCTTCGCGGTAGGCGGCGAGTGGGGCGGCGCGGCGCTGATGGCGGTGGAGAACGCCCCGCGCAAGTGGCGCTCCCTCTACAGCAGCGGCGTCCAGGTCGGCGCCTCGGTCGGTCTGCTGCTCGCCACCCTGATCACCAAGGTCATGTCGGGCGCGACGTCGGACGCGGCCTTCCGTGCCTGGGGCTGGCGGATTCCGTTCCTGATCAGCGCGTTCCTGGTGATCGTCGGCCTGGTCATCCGGGCCAGGGTCGAGGAGTCGGAGGTCTTCACCAAGGAGGTCGCCGCGAAGAAGGCGGACGCCAGGCCCCGGGTGCCGTTGATCGCCGCCGTGAAGTCCAACCCCAAGGGCTTCTTCGCCATCATCGGCCTGCGCTTCGTGGAACTGTTCACCTTCTACGGCGTGACGACCTTCGGCCTCGCCTACGGCACCGACGAGCTCGGCCTGAACCGCGACAGCCTGCTCAAGGTCAACCTGGCCGTCGGCGGACTCGCCATCCTCACCATCCCTGTCTTCGCCTACCTCGCCGACCGGTTCGGCCGCCGACGGATCTACCTCTGGGGCGCCGTCATCGGCGCCGCGAGCGCGGTGCCGTACTTCTGGGCCATGGAATCCGGCTCGCTGGTGCTGATCATCGCCTGCGCCGTGCTGCTGGTGAACGTCGCGCACGACATGGCGGTCGCCGTCCAGCAGTCCCTGTTCACCGACATGTTCGGCCCCGAGTACCGCTACAGCGGCGCCGGCGTCGGCTACCAGCTCGCCAGCGCCGTCGGCGGCGGCTTCACCCCGCTCATCGCCGCCTCCCTGGTGATCTGGGCGAACGGCAGCTGGAGCCTGGTCGCGGCCTACATCGCCCTCGGCTGCGCGATCTCCTTCGTGGTCGCGCTGTCCATACGGAACGAAGACCAGCCCGAGGCCAAGAAGGTCGTACGGCAGCGTGCCGCGACCGAGGATGCGGTGGTCTGA
- a CDS encoding zinc-dependent alcohol dehydrogenase, with protein sequence MKAAVLTGPGRINIVDDWPEPVCGPRDVIVEMDGVGLCGSDLAVFHGRRLVPATDWVMGHEGFGRVAAVGSDVRDRQVGQRVVIEPNYACLKCTDCLTGLTSACPHRAIVGLNAPGVLAERVALPAHFAHPVPDGLTGADLAATEPYTVARAAVRRSGVTAADRCLVVGAGAQGLLVCLILARLGVQPVVTEPHPLRLAKAEQSGAIPDDGRTGFTYVFETSGHASALHPAVDRAAPGATVVLIGLNPDRLPFTTDDVVRRQLVIHGSMIYDHPGDFTAAIAELPDARPGAVIDARFPLHEAQQAFTGAAERAGKTWISIHDTEAGRHA encoded by the coding sequence GTGAAAGCAGCCGTCCTCACCGGGCCTGGCAGGATCAACATCGTCGACGACTGGCCGGAGCCCGTCTGCGGCCCGCGTGATGTCATCGTGGAGATGGACGGCGTCGGCCTGTGCGGCAGCGACCTCGCCGTCTTCCATGGCAGACGCCTGGTGCCCGCGACTGACTGGGTCATGGGCCATGAGGGCTTCGGACGCGTCGCCGCCGTCGGCAGCGACGTACGGGACCGCCAGGTGGGCCAACGCGTCGTCATCGAACCCAACTACGCCTGCCTGAAGTGCACCGACTGCCTCACCGGCCTGACCTCCGCCTGCCCGCACCGTGCCATCGTGGGCCTGAACGCCCCGGGTGTACTGGCCGAACGCGTCGCTCTCCCCGCGCACTTCGCCCACCCGGTCCCGGACGGCCTCACCGGCGCCGACCTCGCCGCCACCGAGCCGTACACCGTGGCCCGGGCCGCCGTACGGCGCAGCGGCGTCACGGCCGCCGACCGCTGTCTGGTCGTCGGCGCCGGGGCCCAGGGGCTGCTCGTCTGCCTCATCCTGGCCCGCCTCGGTGTCCAGCCGGTCGTCACCGAGCCCCACCCCCTCCGGCTCGCCAAAGCGGAGCAGTCGGGCGCGATACCCGACGACGGCCGCACCGGATTCACGTACGTCTTCGAGACCTCGGGCCACGCGTCGGCGCTGCACCCGGCCGTGGACCGCGCCGCCCCCGGCGCCACCGTCGTCCTGATCGGCCTCAACCCCGACCGTCTGCCGTTCACCACCGACGACGTGGTCCGCCGGCAGCTGGTGATCCACGGATCGATGATCTACGACCACCCGGGCGACTTCACCGCCGCCATCGCCGAACTGCCCGACGCCCGGCCCGGAGCCGTCATCGATGCGCGCTTCCCCCTGCACGAGGCCCAACAGGCCTTCACCGGCGCCGCCGAACGCGCCGGAAAGACCTGGATCAGCATCCATGACACCGAGGCGGGCCGCCATGCGTAA
- a CDS encoding bifunctional sugar phosphate isomerase/epimerase/4-hydroxyphenylpyruvate dioxygenase family protein, with protein MRKSIATVCLSGSLTEKLTAAARAGFDGVELFENDLLASPLPPEEIRSRAADLGLSIDLYQPMRDVEAVPEEQFVRTLRRARRKFDVMRRLGTDTLLVCSSVSPYAVDDDALAAGQLSQLADVARDFGIRIAYEALAWGRYVSTYGHAWRIVEQAGHPSLGVCLDSFHILSRGSDPKGIEDIPGEKIFFLQLADASLPAMDVLQWSRHHRCFPGQGGLDVTSLVRHVVNAGYRGPLSLEVFNDVFRQAGAASTAVDALRSLIALEESAGISPLPAPVVPYGVAFAELATADPQPVTELLGALGFRRTGRHAAKPVELWEQGEARIVLNHAGTTRREGTALAALGLESPDPGAAARRAESLLAPVLPRRRDAQDTPLDAIAAPDGTEMFFCATRRPEHPDWTEDFPPCAQPAQAETATRGTITGIDHVALTQPWHHFDEAVLFHRAVLELRPHESVDLADPYGLLRSRALSDDTAGLRLVLNLAPDPEAQDGTRAQHIALATDDIIATGLRLLTAGAGLLEIPANYYDDLDARYEFAPGELDTYRALGILYDRDEHGGEFRHLYTATVGRVFFELVQRTGGYRGYGAVNASVRLAAQRR; from the coding sequence ATGCGTAAGTCCATCGCCACCGTCTGCCTCAGCGGCTCCCTCACCGAGAAGCTGACCGCCGCCGCCCGAGCCGGCTTCGACGGCGTCGAACTCTTCGAGAACGACCTCCTCGCGAGCCCCCTGCCGCCGGAGGAGATCCGCTCCCGCGCCGCCGACCTCGGGCTCAGCATCGATCTCTACCAGCCGATGCGGGATGTCGAGGCCGTTCCCGAGGAGCAGTTCGTACGCACGCTGCGCCGGGCGCGGCGCAAGTTCGACGTCATGCGCAGGCTGGGGACGGACACGCTTCTGGTGTGCTCCAGCGTCTCCCCGTACGCCGTGGACGACGACGCGCTCGCCGCCGGGCAGCTGAGTCAACTGGCGGACGTGGCAAGGGACTTCGGCATCCGGATCGCGTACGAGGCGCTCGCGTGGGGACGGTACGTGAGTACGTACGGCCATGCCTGGCGCATCGTCGAACAGGCCGGCCACCCCTCGCTCGGCGTCTGCCTGGACAGCTTCCACATCCTTTCCCGGGGCTCGGATCCCAAAGGCATCGAGGACATCCCCGGCGAGAAGATCTTCTTCCTGCAGCTCGCCGACGCCTCGCTGCCGGCGATGGACGTACTCCAGTGGAGCCGCCACCACCGCTGCTTCCCCGGGCAGGGCGGCCTGGACGTGACCTCCCTCGTCCGCCACGTCGTCAACGCCGGATACCGGGGACCGCTCTCCCTGGAGGTCTTCAACGACGTGTTCCGCCAGGCGGGCGCGGCAAGTACCGCTGTCGACGCGTTGCGCTCGCTGATAGCGCTGGAGGAGAGCGCCGGGATCTCGCCGCTTCCGGCGCCGGTAGTGCCGTACGGCGTCGCCTTCGCGGAACTAGCCACCGCGGACCCGCAGCCCGTGACCGAACTGCTGGGCGCGCTCGGCTTCCGGCGGACCGGACGGCACGCCGCGAAACCGGTGGAGCTGTGGGAGCAGGGCGAAGCCCGAATCGTGCTGAACCACGCCGGCACCACCCGGCGTGAGGGCACAGCGCTGGCGGCCCTCGGCCTGGAGTCCCCCGATCCCGGCGCCGCGGCCCGGCGCGCCGAGTCCCTCCTTGCGCCCGTACTTCCGCGTCGCCGCGACGCCCAGGACACCCCACTCGACGCGATAGCCGCCCCCGACGGCACCGAGATGTTCTTCTGCGCCACCCGACGCCCCGAACACCCCGACTGGACCGAGGACTTCCCGCCCTGCGCCCAGCCCGCACAGGCCGAGACCGCGACCAGGGGGACCATCACCGGCATCGACCACGTGGCTCTGACTCAGCCCTGGCACCACTTCGACGAAGCGGTTCTCTTCCACCGCGCCGTGCTGGAGCTGCGGCCGCACGAAAGCGTCGACCTGGCCGACCCGTACGGGCTGCTGCGCAGCCGCGCCCTGTCCGATGACACCGCCGGGCTGCGGCTCGTCCTCAACCTCGCGCCCGATCCGGAGGCTCAGGACGGGACGCGGGCTCAGCACATCGCGCTCGCCACCGACGACATCATCGCCACCGGGCTCCGACTCCTCACGGCCGGCGCGGGGTTGCTCGAGATCCCCGCCAACTACTACGACGATCTCGACGCCCGTTACGAGTTCGCCCCTGGTGAGCTGGACACCTACCGGGCGCTGGGCATCCTCTACGACCGCGACGAGCACGGCGGCGAGTTCCGGCATCTGTATACGGCCACCGTCGGCCGCGTCTTCTTCGAGCTTGTCCAGCGCACCGGTGGCTATCGCGGCTATGGCGCAGTCAACGCCTCCGTGCGCCTGGCCGCACAGCGGCGATAG
- a CDS encoding ATP-binding protein: protein MSVAYDAPAVRADSEPFVSRSAEVDRLDAVLERLADGGPSVVDITGEAGIGKSRLLTEFGVRARRRGMTVLRGQAAEYERHSPFQPFADAFAWVGRRDLEAVPELRELPAMLRGSFEEASSGRWTGDRFGLYQETAAVLGRVRGTGLAVLLDDLHWADPASLELLDYLIRHPLRAPVLLVVARRDRQTPMVLTTALTRGVDTGAVLRIALGPLGERDCVEELARDLPPRRAAEIYAASEGNPLYFLTLLQAHRGSRPPLMPSPPLSAPAEGPTGSGPRTGLEALLLDELPSLEPLERRILGATAVLGDHATPEMLGAITAVPVSEVVEALHQVMKRDLMRPSNAQDLIAVRGDG from the coding sequence ATGTCTGTGGCGTACGACGCACCGGCTGTCCGCGCGGACAGTGAGCCCTTCGTCAGCAGATCGGCGGAGGTGGACCGGCTCGACGCCGTCCTGGAACGCCTGGCGGACGGCGGGCCCTCGGTCGTCGACATCACCGGTGAGGCCGGCATCGGCAAGAGCCGGCTGCTGACCGAGTTCGGCGTGCGGGCCCGGCGCCGTGGGATGACCGTGCTGCGGGGCCAGGCCGCGGAGTACGAGCGGCACAGCCCGTTCCAGCCGTTCGCCGATGCCTTCGCCTGGGTCGGCCGGCGGGATCTGGAGGCGGTTCCGGAGTTGCGGGAACTTCCCGCGATGCTGCGCGGCAGTTTCGAGGAGGCGAGCAGTGGCCGGTGGACCGGCGACCGCTTCGGCCTCTACCAGGAGACGGCGGCCGTCCTTGGCCGTGTTCGCGGGACCGGCCTTGCCGTGCTCCTCGACGACCTGCACTGGGCGGACCCGGCGTCGCTGGAACTGCTCGACTACCTCATCCGGCATCCACTGCGGGCCCCTGTGCTCCTGGTCGTCGCGCGGCGTGACCGTCAGACGCCGATGGTGCTCACCACCGCTCTGACCCGTGGGGTCGACACCGGCGCGGTTCTGCGGATCGCCCTGGGGCCGCTTGGCGAGCGCGACTGCGTCGAAGAACTCGCCCGCGACCTGCCTCCGCGGCGCGCTGCCGAGATCTACGCCGCGAGTGAGGGCAACCCGCTGTACTTCCTGACCCTCCTCCAGGCCCATCGAGGGTCTCGTCCGCCCCTGATGCCTTCGCCGCCGCTGTCCGCTCCTGCCGAGGGCCCGACAGGAAGCGGTCCGCGCACGGGGCTCGAAGCCCTGCTGCTCGACGAACTGCCGTCGCTCGAACCGCTGGAGCGGCGGATCCTCGGCGCGACCGCGGTCCTCGGCGACCACGCCACCCCCGAGATGCTCGGCGCCATCACCGCAGTACCTGTCAGTGAGGTCGTAGAGGCTCTGCACCAGGTGATGAAGCGTGACCTCATGAGACCGAGCAATGCTCAAGACCTAATAGCAGTGCGCGGTGACGGGTGA
- a CDS encoding DUF5994 family protein has product MADVLDPLWGRITHIAVNPEHWPVIPRQIPVDGHIVKVGWFTPEIDPHKLLLLSYGTGRWDLLIIPPETGAASAARLMAAASDYDGPPLTASALIAADEARHGVLAADQPPDPDEAWEYEGGASAVSAAVPHQTGPPGRTSRLIIGM; this is encoded by the coding sequence CTGGCGGACGTACTGGATCCGCTGTGGGGACGGATCACCCATATCGCCGTCAACCCGGAGCACTGGCCGGTCATCCCCCGCCAGATTCCTGTGGACGGCCACATCGTCAAGGTCGGCTGGTTCACCCCGGAAATCGACCCGCACAAGCTGCTGCTGCTCTCCTACGGCACCGGCCGTTGGGACCTGCTGATCATCCCGCCCGAGACCGGCGCGGCGTCGGCGGCCCGGCTGATGGCTGCCGCGTCCGACTACGACGGCCCGCCCCTGACCGCGAGCGCGCTCATCGCCGCGGACGAGGCCCGGCACGGCGTCTTGGCGGCCGACCAGCCACCGGACCCGGACGAGGCATGGGAGTACGAGGGCGGCGCCTCCGCGGTGTCCGCGGCCGTTCCCCACCAGACCGGTCCGCCCGGCCGGACCAGCCGACTGATCATCGGTATGTGA
- a CDS encoding STAS domain-containing protein, protein MNRGVMTLPQLNIYRHDRGRRALITLAGEIGPATTPQVRTALERCLSDGITTIDVDLTTVGRCDSSGPGAFLDASAARRRGPRVPAAAPPVPADRTAPHGQRLRSSAPVRAPGEM, encoded by the coding sequence ATGAACCGAGGCGTCATGACTCTTCCGCAGCTGAACATCTACCGGCACGACCGGGGCAGGCGAGCACTGATCACCCTGGCCGGTGAGATCGGCCCGGCCACCACGCCCCAGGTGCGGACCGCTCTGGAGCGGTGCCTGAGTGACGGCATCACCACCATCGACGTGGATCTGACCACCGTCGGCCGCTGCGACAGCAGCGGCCCGGGTGCCTTCCTCGATGCCTCGGCGGCGCGCCGCCGAGGCCCACGCGTCCCTGCGGCTGCGCCACCCGTCCCCGCAGACCGCACGGCTCCTCACGGACAGCGGCTCCGATCTTCTGCTCCTGTGAGGGCTCCTGGAGAGATGTAG
- a CDS encoding PP2C family protein-serine/threonine phosphatase codes for MAEGERRPDEGVLDRSEGFGERLLGVLLDRAHEMPPQLIAPLIAEEVARVGGRDVSILLQDYGQLVLVPLPGRRLMVGEPEPIGDSPAGTAFLHATTVEVPRADGIRMYLPLLDGSDQVGVMALTLDTVDADDRRLLRRLAGLVADMLVTKHSYTDQFFLARRREPMSVAAEIQWSLLPPLAMSVPQVAVAGILEPAYDVAGDSFDYALNEDILHVAMVDAMGHGLDAATMATVAVGAYRHARRADIGLSEIYTFMDRAIAEQFGPDHFVTAQMMRLNIKTGHLQWVNAGHPAPLLIRDHQVVRQLGGPTTLPVGFGGEEPRISRQTLQRGDRVLCFTDGLIEEHETGEEQFGEEQLIHWVNRIEHTEKGVRAVVRSLSHALKQQRGGRTTDDATLFLIEWRGGTADHLALLE; via the coding sequence ATGGCGGAAGGTGAGCGCCGACCCGACGAGGGCGTACTGGACCGGTCGGAAGGGTTCGGTGAGCGGCTGCTGGGGGTGCTGCTGGACCGGGCCCACGAGATGCCGCCGCAGCTGATCGCCCCGCTGATCGCGGAAGAGGTGGCCAGGGTCGGTGGCCGCGACGTCTCGATCCTGCTGCAGGACTATGGCCAACTGGTGTTGGTGCCCTTGCCGGGTCGGCGCCTGATGGTCGGCGAGCCCGAGCCGATCGGTGACTCTCCCGCCGGCACGGCCTTTCTGCACGCGACCACTGTCGAGGTGCCGAGGGCCGACGGCATCCGGATGTACCTGCCCTTGCTGGACGGCAGCGACCAGGTGGGCGTGATGGCCCTCACCCTGGACACCGTCGATGCCGACGACCGGCGGCTGCTGCGCAGGCTCGCCGGCCTGGTCGCCGACATGCTGGTCACCAAGCACAGCTACACCGATCAGTTCTTCCTCGCCCGGCGCCGCGAACCGATGAGCGTGGCCGCGGAGATCCAGTGGTCCCTGCTGCCGCCGCTGGCGATGTCCGTCCCGCAGGTCGCGGTTGCCGGAATCCTGGAGCCCGCCTACGACGTCGCAGGCGACAGCTTCGACTACGCCCTCAACGAGGACATCCTGCACGTGGCCATGGTCGATGCGATGGGCCACGGCCTGGACGCCGCCACGATGGCGACCGTCGCCGTCGGGGCCTACCGGCACGCCAGACGTGCCGACATCGGCCTGTCGGAGATCTACACGTTCATGGACCGGGCCATCGCCGAGCAGTTCGGGCCCGACCACTTCGTCACCGCCCAGATGATGCGTCTGAACATCAAGACGGGCCACCTGCAGTGGGTCAACGCGGGCCACCCCGCACCGCTGCTGATCCGTGACCACCAGGTCGTCCGGCAACTGGGAGGCCCGACCACCTTGCCCGTCGGCTTCGGCGGTGAAGAGCCCCGGATCAGCCGGCAGACGCTCCAACGCGGCGACCGAGTGCTGTGCTTCACCGACGGCCTGATCGAGGAGCACGAAACCGGCGAAGAACAATTCGGCGAAGAACAACTCATCCACTGGGTCAACCGCATCGAACACACGGAGAAGGGAGTACGAGCGGTGGTGCGTTCACTCTCCCACGCCCTGAAGCAGCAACGGGGCGGCCGCACCACCGACGACGCGACCCTCTTCCTGATCGAATGGCGAGGGGGCACCGCCGACCACCTCGCGCTCCTGGAGTGA
- a CDS encoding STAS domain-containing protein, with amino-acid sequence MPLSQLTVHRHDQRKQALITLSGDIDLESAPLVRESLERCLRDGIRTIDVDLTPVTFCDCSGLNAFLHAAQQTTMAGGTLRLHHPPTTLARILDLAGCEFLLLGLPFGHLSPPLGDTPAAPRPAPPHRSVPAAPVPSGDVR; translated from the coding sequence ATGCCCCTCTCACAGCTCACGGTCCACCGCCATGACCAAAGGAAACAGGCGCTGATCACCCTGTCCGGTGACATCGACCTCGAATCCGCGCCGTTGGTGCGCGAGTCCCTGGAGCGGTGCCTGCGGGACGGTATCCGCACCATCGACGTCGACCTCACCCCCGTCACCTTCTGCGACTGCAGCGGGCTCAACGCGTTCCTCCACGCCGCGCAGCAGACCACCATGGCCGGTGGGACCCTGCGACTGCACCATCCGCCGACGACGCTGGCTCGGATTCTCGACCTCGCCGGCTGCGAGTTCCTGCTCCTCGGCCTTCCGTTCGGCCACCTGTCACCACCTCTCGGCGACACCCCGGCCGCGCCCCGTCCAGCCCCGCCGCACAGGTCCGTCCCGGCTGCGCCTGTTCCCTCAGGCGATGTGCGATGA